The proteins below are encoded in one region of Micromonospora pisi:
- a CDS encoding WxL protein peptidoglycan domain-containing protein, translating to MHAFVTRRKTQVVVLLRTAALALLATLAVSGLAAGPALAADGDVAWTVRTASNSYGADRSSFSYGVNPGGLVEDAMVVANRGPVPLDLAVYAADGFTTDAGQLDLLAKDGKSVGIGAWVHAAGGSVKIQPGKSAEVPFKVTVPANATPGDYVGGIVTSLTQADTAEGINVDRRLGIRIKLRVGGELKPSLVIEDLHVGYSGSSNPFSKGDATVTYKIHNTGNATLSAQQTVSVSGPFGWLRVDAGKIASPPELLPGESRNVTVPVHGVSPALRLAATATLTPLLTDPSGSTTSLDPVHATAHGWAAPWPLLLLIVVLIVVAAGAVILARRRRVRSKAREDARVREAVEKAIRDKGQQES from the coding sequence ATGCATGCGTTCGTAACGCGCCGAAAGACCCAGGTCGTCGTCCTTCTTCGTACCGCAGCACTGGCGCTGCTCGCCACCCTCGCGGTTTCCGGGCTGGCCGCTGGCCCTGCCCTGGCCGCCGATGGCGATGTCGCCTGGACGGTCAGGACGGCGTCCAACAGCTACGGCGCCGATCGGTCCAGCTTCAGCTACGGAGTCAATCCCGGCGGGCTGGTCGAGGACGCGATGGTCGTCGCCAACCGTGGCCCGGTCCCACTCGACCTGGCCGTCTACGCCGCCGACGGCTTCACGACCGACGCGGGACAGCTCGACCTGCTGGCCAAGGACGGGAAGTCCGTCGGAATCGGCGCCTGGGTCCACGCCGCCGGCGGCAGCGTCAAGATCCAGCCCGGGAAGTCCGCCGAGGTTCCCTTCAAGGTCACCGTTCCGGCCAACGCCACGCCCGGCGACTACGTCGGTGGCATCGTGACCTCGCTGACGCAGGCCGACACGGCGGAGGGCATCAACGTCGACCGGCGCCTCGGGATCCGGATCAAGCTTCGGGTGGGCGGCGAGCTCAAGCCGAGCCTCGTGATCGAGGATCTCCACGTGGGCTACTCCGGCTCGTCGAATCCGTTTTCCAAGGGCGACGCCACCGTCACCTACAAAATCCACAACACCGGCAACGCCACCCTGTCGGCCCAGCAGACGGTGTCGGTCTCGGGCCCGTTCGGCTGGCTGAGGGTCGACGCTGGCAAGATCGCGTCGCCGCCGGAGCTGCTTCCCGGGGAGAGTCGCAACGTGACGGTGCCCGTTCACGGTGTGTCGCCCGCGCTCAGACTGGCCGCGACCGCGACCCTGACTCCCCTGCTCACCGACCCGTCCGGCTCCACCACGTCGCTCGACCCGGTTCATGCCACGGCACACGGCTGGGCGGCTCCGTGGCCGCTGCTGCTGCTGATCGTCGTACTGATCGTTGTCGCCGCGGGGGCGGTCATCCTCGCGCGCCGGCGGCGCGTACGGAGCAAGGCACGTGAGGACGCCCGCGTACGGGAGGCCGTCGAGAAGGCGATCCGCGACAAGGGGCAGCAGGAGAGCTGA
- a CDS encoding DUF4184 family protein, whose protein sequence is MPMTLPTHPVAVVPLKMWRPRWFDGVALVIGAASPDVAFAMDGYGVTIHSHAWHAPLWWALPLTLVASRLVRWSAPVVATHLPSGGPLALRDYGVLGAVRHRWWVTVISALLGAISHIGWDAFTHPTVDTGLVLFPALHQQVIPGLPWWELLSIVSNVLGAVVGVVLLLRLGRDGLLRAWHGPAPVRPRHPAAFWSAVIAVLIVGGVLLPLQPVRYPHDQAIRCMVAIWVALLTGAFAAAASSRFPVRRPRHCRRHYN, encoded by the coding sequence ATGCCGATGACCCTGCCGACACATCCCGTCGCCGTGGTGCCGCTGAAGATGTGGCGTCCGCGATGGTTCGACGGAGTCGCCCTGGTCATCGGTGCCGCTTCGCCGGATGTCGCGTTCGCCATGGATGGCTACGGCGTGACGATCCACAGTCATGCGTGGCACGCGCCGCTGTGGTGGGCGCTGCCGCTGACGCTGGTCGCCAGCCGACTGGTCCGCTGGTCCGCCCCAGTGGTCGCGACGCATCTGCCGTCGGGCGGCCCGCTCGCCCTACGCGACTACGGCGTACTGGGCGCCGTACGTCACCGCTGGTGGGTGACCGTGATCTCGGCGCTACTCGGGGCGATCAGCCACATCGGGTGGGACGCGTTCACCCACCCGACCGTCGACACGGGTCTGGTCCTGTTTCCGGCGCTGCATCAGCAGGTGATACCCGGCCTGCCCTGGTGGGAACTGCTCTCCATCGTGTCGAATGTGCTGGGCGCGGTCGTCGGTGTCGTGCTGCTCCTCCGGCTCGGGCGCGACGGCCTGCTGAGGGCCTGGCACGGGCCGGCGCCGGTACGTCCGCGTCACCCAGCGGCGTTCTGGTCGGCGGTGATCGCCGTCCTCATCGTCGGAGGGGTGCTGCTGCCGTTGCAACCCGTCCGCTATCCGCACGACCAGGCGATCCGGTGCATGGTCGCCATCTGGGTGGCGCTGCTCACCGGAGCGTTCGCCGCAGCGGCGAGTTCACGTTTCCCGGTCCGTCGACCCCGTCATTGCCGGCGGCACTACAACTAG
- a CDS encoding pyridoxal-phosphate dependent enzyme, with protein sequence MAESVAVPAPGEHVRLGSWPTPVEPAPRLAEAIGLDRDALWIKRDDLGGLGGGGNKVRKLEWTVGAAVAAGADTLVTTGAPQSNHARLTAAAGARLGLRVVLVLRGHAGESRSGNIALDGLFGARVHWAGDVDQRRLAEITDGAVERLRQDGARPALIPFGGSNAVGAYGYVRAGMELLDQVPELDLVVVALGSGATMAGLVVSLGAERVLGVHTGALADPGRVVAGLATEVGRTGITTARLRVRDDQVGAGYGHLTESAAEALELAARTEGIVLDPIYTGRAMAGLIAAVRGGAIDRGTRTVFLHTGGLPGLFGHPAAVERAELGLDAYPSGGSEG encoded by the coding sequence ATGGCGGAGAGCGTCGCCGTACCAGCGCCGGGTGAGCATGTCCGGCTCGGAAGCTGGCCGACGCCGGTCGAACCGGCACCGCGGCTGGCGGAGGCGATCGGCCTCGACCGCGACGCGCTCTGGATCAAGAGGGACGACCTCGGCGGGTTGGGCGGTGGTGGCAACAAGGTCCGCAAGCTGGAGTGGACGGTCGGCGCGGCGGTCGCCGCCGGCGCGGACACCCTGGTCACGACCGGTGCGCCGCAGAGTAACCACGCCCGGCTCACCGCCGCCGCCGGTGCGCGACTCGGACTGCGGGTGGTGCTCGTGCTCCGGGGACACGCCGGCGAATCCCGTTCCGGCAACATCGCCCTGGACGGCCTGTTCGGCGCCCGGGTCCACTGGGCCGGCGACGTCGACCAGCGGAGGCTCGCCGAGATCACCGACGGGGCCGTCGAGCGGTTGCGTCAGGACGGGGCCCGACCCGCGCTGATTCCGTTCGGCGGCTCCAATGCGGTCGGGGCGTACGGCTACGTCCGGGCCGGGATGGAACTGCTCGACCAGGTGCCCGAACTCGACCTGGTCGTGGTGGCGCTCGGTTCCGGCGCGACGATGGCCGGGTTGGTCGTCTCCCTGGGAGCGGAGCGGGTTCTGGGCGTGCACACCGGCGCCCTGGCCGACCCGGGACGGGTCGTCGCCGGTCTTGCCACCGAGGTTGGCCGGACCGGGATCACCACGGCGCGGCTGCGCGTCCGGGACGACCAGGTCGGGGCCGGTTACGGTCACCTCACCGAGTCGGCCGCCGAGGCGTTGGAACTGGCTGCCCGTACCGAGGGGATCGTCCTCGATCCGATCTACACCGGTCGGGCGATGGCGGGCCTGATCGCCGCCGTTCGTGGGGGTGCGATCGACCGGGGAACCAGGACGGTCTTCCTGCACACCGGAGGGCTGCCGGGCCTGTTCGGGCATCCGGCCGCCGTCGAGCGGGCCGAGTTGGGGCTCGACGCGTACCCGTCCGGCGGGTCGGAGGGCTGA
- a CDS encoding HupE/UreJ family protein, with translation MRPVHRTVIATVVGIAAAIIVFLNAGPALAHGFSSTVYANITAGDEGHIRTKLGLEYDLLVVSAADYEDDDSLFEAGTAAFDARDPEGQAAALNGHAASVAKYVTERFSVTSRGEACKPTRVGDVTIAQQEGVPYADLLLDWTCPERADEHEVRSGLFPDGETYVKGTKTIVTYEIDGRSGSAALDAGSPSFSTAQAWYERFREFFVLGAEHLLTGIDHILFLLALIAGSRRLREIVLAATSFTLAHSVTFMLAALGLVNVPATVVEPVIALSIAVVAGWHLWGIWRRGDHATELETGGGGHFNLDRAGWIRLGVVFCFGLVHGLGFAGALGIDEAWSWTLLWSLLVFNVGIETVQLTIIAVVFPLLILLRHRAPKIGLWATGVISAGVSLMGLIWFVQRLSGS, from the coding sequence TTGAGACCCGTCCACCGTACCGTTATCGCCACCGTTGTCGGGATCGCTGCGGCAATAATTGTCTTCTTGAATGCCGGGCCCGCGCTCGCGCACGGATTTTCGTCGACCGTGTACGCGAATATCACAGCGGGAGACGAGGGTCACATACGGACGAAGCTGGGACTCGAATACGACCTCCTTGTCGTGTCCGCCGCCGACTACGAGGACGACGATTCTCTCTTCGAGGCGGGAACCGCCGCATTCGACGCACGGGACCCCGAGGGACAGGCCGCCGCCCTGAACGGTCACGCCGCGTCCGTCGCCAAGTACGTCACCGAACGCTTCTCGGTGACCTCGCGGGGTGAGGCCTGCAAGCCGACGCGGGTAGGCGACGTGACGATCGCCCAGCAGGAGGGTGTGCCCTACGCCGACCTGCTGCTCGACTGGACCTGCCCGGAACGGGCCGACGAGCACGAGGTACGCAGCGGTCTGTTCCCGGACGGCGAGACCTACGTCAAGGGCACCAAGACGATCGTCACCTACGAGATCGACGGCCGTTCGGGCAGCGCCGCGCTGGACGCGGGTTCGCCGTCCTTCTCGACGGCCCAGGCGTGGTACGAGCGGTTCCGGGAGTTCTTCGTCCTCGGTGCCGAGCACCTGCTGACCGGGATCGACCACATCCTGTTCCTGCTGGCGCTCATCGCCGGATCGCGGCGCCTGCGCGAGATCGTGCTCGCGGCGACGAGTTTCACCCTGGCGCACTCGGTCACGTTCATGCTCGCCGCCCTCGGCCTGGTCAACGTGCCCGCGACGGTCGTGGAGCCGGTCATCGCGCTGTCGATCGCCGTGGTCGCCGGTTGGCACCTGTGGGGGATCTGGCGGCGCGGCGACCACGCCACGGAGTTGGAGACGGGGGGCGGCGGCCATTTCAACCTGGACCGCGCGGGCTGGATCCGTCTCGGGGTCGTGTTCTGTTTCGGCCTTGTGCACGGCCTCGGCTTCGCGGGAGCGCTGGGAATCGACGAGGCTTGGTCCTGGACCCTGCTCTGGTCCCTGCTGGTGTTCAACGTAGGCATCGAAACTGTGCAGTTGACGATCATCGCCGTTGTTTTCCCGCTGTTGATCCTGTTGCGACACCGTGCGCCGAAAATCGGTCTCTGGGCGACCGGAGTCATCTCTGCCGGCGTGTCCCTTATGGGGTTGATCTGGTTCGTGCAACGCCTGTCGGGGTCCTGA
- a CDS encoding purple acid phosphatase family protein → MAAGATAAFLGLAVAAGSGLASAASAAESNTLTGIILGVGADETQRIVTWYSSADTAQKVQLAPTADVVNGEFPASAATFDATGGANIATSGGFNRHATITSLKEHVAYSYRVGSEGNWSPTYAFKTQDFEGDYDFLFFGDPQIGSSGNVANDQAGWQDTLNVALTANPNIEMLVSGGDHVESANTEAQWNAFLAPDQLRQVPVAATIGNHDVGGKAWEQHHFTPNTDRSAPYYSNGNPASNASGGDYWYIYKDVLFIDLNSNSYATSQGGGGDEAHTAYVTDVINQHGDEAKWKVLVYHHSIYSPASHAKDGDNKLRRVDFPTTFSKLGVDMVLQGHDHSYSRSYLIKNGEKADPNEQPGADDVVAGPGGVLYVTANSASGSKYYDITKPDSSGTSGAGNGADPLNPANYWYNSVQNQEHVRTYVKVQVRNDQLVVENIRSAANGDQGVGSIVDKVSVHPYHASGQDIQVDVPNPAPGEFGWTIDGYNGLVDLGTAQERNGTSFEATGKINPILVSDSRRSLAPWSLSASVGDFKDGDKTFSGAYLGWTPYVLDAGAGAEAGAPVLSSYDDQGKGLSVSSDLAAAVQGHPRGGAKLGADLDLKFPDSVEKGSYRATLTITALSS, encoded by the coding sequence ATGGCCGCAGGGGCCACCGCGGCATTCCTGGGCTTGGCCGTAGCCGCCGGTAGCGGTCTGGCGAGCGCCGCCAGCGCGGCCGAGTCCAACACGCTCACCGGCATCATCCTTGGTGTGGGCGCCGACGAGACCCAGCGCATCGTGACCTGGTACTCCTCGGCCGACACCGCGCAGAAGGTCCAGCTCGCCCCGACCGCCGATGTCGTCAACGGTGAGTTCCCCGCCAGCGCCGCGACCTTCGACGCCACCGGTGGGGCGAACATCGCCACCAGCGGCGGCTTCAACCGGCACGCGACGATCACCAGCCTGAAGGAGCACGTGGCGTACTCGTACCGCGTCGGCTCCGAGGGCAACTGGTCCCCGACGTACGCCTTCAAGACGCAGGACTTCGAGGGCGACTACGACTTCCTGTTCTTCGGCGACCCGCAGATCGGTTCCTCCGGCAATGTGGCGAACGACCAGGCCGGCTGGCAGGACACCCTGAACGTCGCGCTCACCGCCAACCCGAACATCGAGATGCTGGTGTCGGGCGGTGACCACGTCGAGAGCGCCAACACCGAGGCTCAGTGGAACGCCTTCCTCGCGCCCGACCAGCTGCGTCAGGTCCCCGTCGCCGCGACCATCGGTAACCACGATGTCGGCGGCAAGGCGTGGGAGCAGCACCACTTCACCCCGAACACCGACCGGTCGGCCCCGTACTACTCGAACGGGAACCCGGCTTCCAACGCGTCGGGCGGTGACTACTGGTACATCTACAAGGACGTACTGTTCATCGACCTGAACAGCAACAGCTACGCCACCTCGCAGGGCGGCGGCGGCGACGAGGCGCACACCGCGTACGTCACCGACGTGATCAACCAGCACGGTGACGAGGCCAAGTGGAAGGTGCTCGTCTACCACCACTCGATCTACTCGCCGGCCAGCCACGCCAAGGACGGCGACAACAAGCTGCGTCGGGTCGACTTCCCGACCACCTTCTCCAAGCTCGGCGTCGACATGGTCCTGCAGGGCCACGACCACAGCTACTCCCGTAGCTACCTGATCAAGAACGGCGAGAAGGCCGACCCGAACGAGCAGCCTGGTGCGGACGACGTGGTCGCCGGCCCCGGCGGTGTGCTCTACGTGACGGCGAACTCGGCCTCGGGCTCGAAGTACTACGACATCACCAAGCCGGACAGCAGCGGCACGAGCGGTGCCGGCAACGGTGCTGACCCGCTGAACCCGGCCAACTACTGGTACAACTCGGTGCAGAACCAGGAGCACGTCCGGACCTACGTCAAGGTCCAGGTGCGCAACGACCAGCTCGTGGTCGAGAACATCCGCAGCGCCGCCAACGGCGACCAGGGCGTCGGCTCCATCGTCGACAAGGTCTCCGTGCACCCGTACCACGCCTCCGGCCAGGACATCCAGGTCGACGTGCCCAACCCGGCTCCGGGCGAGTTCGGCTGGACGATCGACGGCTACAACGGCCTGGTGGACCTCGGCACCGCGCAGGAGCGCAACGGCACGTCCTTCGAGGCGACCGGCAAGATCAACCCGATCCTCGTGTCGGACAGCCGCCGTTCGCTCGCCCCGTGGTCGCTCTCGGCCAGCGTGGGTGACTTCAAGGACGGCGACAAGACGTTCTCCGGCGCCTACCTCGGTTGGACCCCGTACGTCCTCGACGCCGGTGCCGGTGCGGAGGCCGGTGCCCCGGTCCTGTCGTCCTACGACGACCAGGGCAAGGGCCTCTCGGTCTCGAGTGACCTCGCCGCCGCTGTGCAGGGTCACCCCCGGGGTGGTGCCAAGCTCGGCGCCGACCTGGACCTGAAGTTCCCGGACAGCGTCGAGAAGGGTAGCTACCGCGCCACCCTCACGATCACTGCGCTGAGCAGCTGA
- the rho gene encoding transcription termination factor Rho yields MPPTQPLVDQRNISARGNDSGRLDGLDEPRPRVVDRRTRRPSGTTRARTARGTDNGHAARTATDRSAGPGDEPARGDEAAVPVTGLLDLRDNRAVIRTSGYRPGPDDVQVSPAQIREYGLRRGDLLTGTARAGRGDEHRREPLRRLVRLDTVNGLAPPEARRRPEFHQLTPLYPQERLFLETEPHLLTTRVIDLVMPIGKGQRALVVSPPKAGKTMVTQAIVDAIGRNNPECHVMVLLVDERPEEVTDMERSVGGEVIASTFDRPPQEHIAVTELAIERAKRLVEQGRDVVVVLDSLTRLARAYNLAAPSNGRSMSGGIDSTALYPPKRFLGAARNIENGGSLTIIATALVDTGSLMDTVIFEEFKSTGNAELRLDRKAAERRMFPAVDVLASGTRMDEVLLAPDEAAVVARLRRALAGQGTQQSLDYLLDQLRRSGSNVEFLTRIAAAAPGGARGR; encoded by the coding sequence ATGCCTCCTACCCAGCCGCTGGTCGACCAGCGGAACATCAGCGCCCGCGGCAACGACTCCGGTCGGCTCGACGGGCTCGACGAACCTCGACCTCGTGTGGTCGACCGCCGGACCCGACGCCCGTCCGGGACGACACGCGCCCGCACGGCGCGCGGCACCGACAACGGCCACGCCGCCCGTACGGCCACCGACCGGTCGGCCGGACCCGGTGACGAACCCGCCCGTGGTGACGAGGCGGCCGTACCGGTGACCGGCCTGCTCGACCTGCGGGACAACCGCGCGGTCATCCGTACCAGCGGCTACCGGCCCGGACCGGACGACGTGCAGGTCTCCCCGGCGCAGATCCGGGAGTACGGCCTACGCCGTGGCGACCTGCTGACCGGTACCGCGCGCGCCGGCCGGGGCGACGAGCACCGACGGGAGCCGCTCCGGCGGCTGGTCCGGCTGGACACGGTGAACGGTCTGGCGCCGCCGGAGGCCCGGCGACGTCCGGAGTTCCACCAGTTGACCCCGCTGTATCCGCAGGAACGGTTGTTCCTGGAGACCGAACCGCACCTGCTCACCACCCGGGTGATCGACCTCGTGATGCCGATCGGCAAGGGGCAGCGGGCGCTGGTGGTGTCGCCGCCGAAGGCGGGCAAGACGATGGTCACCCAGGCGATCGTGGACGCGATCGGCCGGAACAACCCGGAGTGCCACGTGATGGTGCTGCTGGTGGACGAACGCCCCGAGGAGGTGACCGACATGGAGCGGTCGGTCGGGGGTGAGGTGATCGCGTCGACGTTCGACCGGCCGCCGCAGGAGCACATCGCGGTCACCGAACTCGCGATCGAGCGGGCCAAACGCCTGGTGGAGCAGGGCCGGGACGTGGTCGTGGTGCTGGACTCGCTGACCCGGCTGGCCCGCGCGTACAACCTGGCGGCACCGTCGAACGGTCGGAGCATGTCCGGCGGTATCGACTCGACCGCGTTGTACCCGCCGAAACGCTTCCTGGGCGCGGCCCGGAACATCGAGAACGGCGGGTCGCTCACCATCATCGCCACGGCGCTGGTCGACACCGGCTCCCTGATGGACACGGTGATCTTCGAGGAGTTCAAGAGCACCGGTAACGCGGAGCTGCGCCTGGACCGGAAGGCCGCCGAGCGGCGGATGTTCCCAGCTGTGGACGTCCTCGCCTCCGGCACCCGGATGGACGAGGTTCTGCTCGCACCGGACGAGGCGGCCGTGGTCGCCCGGTTGCGCCGGGCACTTGCCGGGCAGGGTACGCAGCAGTCTCTGGACTACCTGCTCGACCAGCTACGCCGAAGCGGGAGCAACGTCGAGTTCCTCACCCGGATTGCCGCCGCCGCCCCCGGCGGGGCACGCGGTCGCTGA
- a CDS encoding SDR family NAD(P)-dependent oxidoreductase, whose protein sequence is MTITLVTGGNKGLGRATAHRLVELGHTVYLGARDIERGETAAGELGARFVQLDVTDDASVSAAVEELTRREGRLDVLINNAGVYEGMVGPEDASMDVARPVFEVNVLGTLRVTHAFLPLLRASEAPVIVNVSTGLGSFGAVTDPERNEFRYALPVYASSKAAVNMLTVQYAKGLPDVRVNAVEPGFSATDLHGMTGHGIQTVEQGAEVIVRLAVIGKDGPTGTFSDGNGILPW, encoded by the coding sequence ATGACCATCACGCTCGTCACCGGCGGAAACAAGGGCCTCGGTCGCGCGACCGCCCACCGCCTCGTCGAACTCGGCCACACGGTGTATCTCGGCGCACGGGACATCGAACGTGGCGAGACGGCGGCCGGGGAACTGGGTGCCCGGTTCGTGCAGCTCGACGTCACCGACGACGCCTCCGTCAGCGCCGCGGTGGAGGAGCTCACCCGCCGCGAGGGCAGACTCGACGTTCTGATCAACAACGCGGGAGTGTACGAAGGGATGGTGGGCCCCGAGGACGCCTCGATGGACGTGGCGCGCCCCGTCTTCGAGGTGAACGTTCTCGGCACCCTGCGTGTGACACACGCGTTCCTGCCTTTGTTGCGGGCGTCCGAGGCGCCCGTGATCGTCAACGTCAGCACCGGGCTCGGCTCGTTCGGAGCGGTCACCGATCCCGAGCGCAACGAGTTCAGGTACGCGCTACCCGTGTACGCGTCGTCGAAGGCGGCGGTGAACATGCTTACCGTGCAGTACGCCAAGGGCCTGCCGGACGTACGCGTCAACGCCGTCGAACCCGGTTTCAGCGCGACGGATCTGCACGGTATGACCGGACACGGCATCCAGACGGTCGAGCAGGGCGCCGAAGTGATCGTACGGCTCGCGGTCATCGGCAAGGATGGTCCGACGGGAACCTTCTCCGACGGCAACGGCATCCTGCCCTGGTGA
- a CDS encoding glycoside hydrolase family 11 protein codes for MNDAPVQSMSHRRGRLRMLIGGACAIALVTAGATVIVSSPAHAQTVTSNSTGNHNGYFYSFWKDSGNVSMTMGNGGQYSTQWSNVNNFVAGKGWNPGGRRTVSYSGTFNPSGNSYLTLYGWTRNPLIEYYIVDSWGTYRPTGTFKGTVTTDGGTYDIYQTQRVNAPSIDGTRTFYQYWSVRQSKRVGGTINVGNHFDAWARYGMNLGNHDYQILATEGYQSSGSSNITVGGSTPGPNPTTPPPGGGCSVTVSRADEWSDRFNVNFSVSGSSNWVVTIRTNGGQSLQSSWNASVSGTSGTLTARPNGNGNNFGITLYKNGNNTTPTASCATG; via the coding sequence ATGAACGACGCCCCCGTCCAATCGATGAGCCACAGGCGCGGACGCCTCCGGATGCTCATCGGCGGTGCCTGCGCCATCGCGCTGGTCACGGCCGGAGCTACGGTCATCGTGTCCAGCCCCGCCCACGCCCAGACCGTGACGTCGAACTCCACCGGAAACCACAACGGCTACTTCTATTCCTTCTGGAAAGACAGTGGCAACGTCTCCATGACCATGGGTAACGGCGGGCAGTACAGCACCCAGTGGAGCAACGTCAACAACTTCGTCGCCGGCAAGGGCTGGAACCCCGGCGGACGCCGGACGGTGAGCTACTCCGGCACCTTCAACCCGTCCGGCAACTCGTACCTGACCCTCTACGGGTGGACCAGAAACCCGCTCATCGAGTACTACATCGTCGACAGCTGGGGCACCTACCGGCCTACGGGAACGTTCAAGGGCACGGTCACCACCGACGGCGGTACGTACGACATCTACCAGACGCAGCGGGTCAACGCGCCCTCCATCGACGGCACCAGGACCTTCTACCAGTACTGGAGCGTCCGGCAGTCGAAGAGGGTGGGCGGCACGATCAACGTCGGCAACCACTTCGACGCGTGGGCCCGTTACGGGATGAACCTCGGCAACCACGACTACCAGATCCTGGCCACCGAGGGATACCAGAGCAGTGGGAGCTCCAACATCACGGTGGGCGGCTCCACCCCGGGCCCGAACCCCACCACCCCGCCGCCCGGTGGCGGCTGCTCGGTCACAGTGAGCCGTGCCGACGAGTGGAGCGACCGGTTCAACGTGAACTTCTCGGTCAGCGGCAGCAGCAACTGGGTCGTCACCATTCGCACGAATGGTGGTCAGAGCCTGCAGAGCAGCTGGAACGCGTCGGTCAGCGGGACCAGTGGCACCCTCACCGCGCGTCCGAACGGTAACGGCAACAACTTCGGTATCACGCTCTACAAGAACGGCAACAACACCACACCCACGGCGAGCTGCGCGACCGGCTGA
- a CDS encoding ABC transporter permease, with the protein MTRTRPGRWWGRAGSGLGLPLLGATLGIALWWGIVAALEIDPFFLPAPPDVVEAFLRLPGHLLGATWVTMLEAVVGFGIAALTGLTVALILAASRVVERMTLPLLAATNAVPKVALAPLLLVWMGFGSEPKIVMVVLVCFFPIVVSTMAGLTSTPVELHELARSLSASRWRTFVKFRLPWALPQVFVGLKLAISLAIIGAVIGEVVNPDRGLGAVIVSSGSTADTPLAFAALALLAILGAALFYLVAAVERLLVPWSREVTG; encoded by the coding sequence ATGACCAGGACGCGGCCCGGCCGCTGGTGGGGGCGGGCGGGATCGGGCCTCGGTCTGCCCCTGCTCGGCGCGACGCTCGGCATCGCACTCTGGTGGGGGATCGTCGCGGCGCTCGAGATCGACCCCTTCTTCCTGCCGGCGCCGCCGGACGTGGTCGAGGCGTTCCTCCGCCTCCCCGGTCACCTGCTCGGGGCGACCTGGGTGACCATGCTGGAGGCGGTCGTCGGATTCGGCATCGCCGCGCTCACCGGCCTCACCGTCGCCCTGATCCTGGCCGCCAGCCGGGTGGTGGAACGGATGACGCTGCCCCTGCTGGCGGCGACGAACGCCGTACCGAAGGTCGCGCTCGCCCCGCTGCTGCTGGTCTGGATGGGCTTCGGCAGCGAACCGAAGATCGTCATGGTGGTGCTGGTCTGCTTCTTCCCGATCGTGGTGTCGACCATGGCCGGGCTCACCTCCACCCCGGTCGAACTGCACGAACTGGCCCGGTCCCTCTCCGCCTCACGCTGGCGTACGTTCGTCAAGTTCCGGCTGCCGTGGGCGCTGCCCCAGGTGTTCGTCGGCCTGAAGCTGGCCATCTCGCTCGCGATCATCGGCGCGGTGATCGGCGAGGTGGTCAACCCGGACCGTGGCCTCGGCGCGGTGATCGTCAGCTCGGGCAGCACCGCCGACACACCGCTCGCGTTCGCCGCCCTCGCCCTGCTCGCGATCCTCGGCGCCGCCCTGTTCTACCTGGTGGCGGCGGTCGAACGGCTGCTCGTGCCGTGGTCCCGGGAGGTCACCGGCTGA
- a CDS encoding helix-turn-helix domain-containing protein, with protein MDGTNALGEFLRARRELVRPEDVDIGPGGLRRVPGLRREEVAMLAGISPDYYLRLEQGRDRNPSVQVLEALARVLLLDPDATAYLIGLAHARGPRRSAGSASRVRTPQSERVPESVRRLIDGWTTNPAYVQNRFFDLLAVNPLAAALSPNYAVGVNLLQAAFLDPAERRLRRDWDRMTQEGVASLRSQAGPDVNHPRLVELVGELSVRSDRFRRLWARHDVQPQRGHITRLNHPQVGDLTLQSDKFAVAGTEGLALVVFQAEPSSQSAELLGILGSLTATGQPARQEKPHHQPVEEQ; from the coding sequence ATGGACGGCACGAACGCGCTCGGGGAGTTCCTCCGCGCCCGGCGGGAACTGGTCCGACCGGAGGACGTCGACATCGGCCCCGGCGGTCTGCGGCGGGTGCCGGGGCTGCGCCGCGAGGAGGTGGCGATGCTTGCCGGCATCAGCCCCGACTACTACCTCCGGCTCGAACAGGGCCGCGACCGTAATCCGTCGGTCCAGGTCCTGGAGGCGCTTGCCCGGGTTCTGCTCCTGGACCCCGACGCGACCGCGTACCTGATCGGCCTGGCCCACGCCCGGGGCCCCCGCCGGTCGGCCGGGTCGGCGAGCCGGGTTCGGACGCCGCAGTCGGAGCGGGTGCCGGAGAGCGTCCGCCGGCTGATCGACGGCTGGACCACCAATCCGGCGTACGTACAGAACCGGTTCTTCGACCTGCTCGCGGTCAACCCTCTGGCTGCGGCGCTCTCGCCCAACTACGCCGTCGGGGTGAACCTGCTCCAGGCGGCCTTTCTCGATCCGGCGGAACGCCGGCTGCGCCGGGACTGGGACAGGATGACCCAGGAGGGCGTGGCCAGCCTCCGCTCGCAGGCCGGGCCCGACGTCAACCACCCGCGCCTGGTGGAACTGGTCGGCGAGCTGTCCGTTCGGAGCGACCGGTTCCGGCGCCTATGGGCCCGCCACGACGTGCAGCCGCAGCGCGGGCACATCACCCGACTGAACCATCCCCAGGTCGGCGATCTCACGCTCCAGTCGGACAAGTTCGCCGTCGCCGGCACCGAAGGTCTGGCCCTGGTGGTTTTCCAGGCCGAGCCGAGCAGTCAGAGTGCGGAACTGCTGGGGATCCTGGGCAGCCTCACCGCCACCGGTCAGCCCGCGAGGCAGGAGAAGCCGCATCACCAACCCGTCGAGGAGCAGTAG